The genomic region CGATACCGTCGACATGGGTGCCTGGCAGGCGTTCATCGGCGTCGCACTCTTTGCCTTCGTCGGGCACGCGATGATTCCGGACGTCTACAGATCCATCGGCGATTACGACTCGGCCAAACGGAGCATCCGCCTGGCCTTCGTCCTGATCTTCACGCTCTACGCGATTCTGACTGTCGCCTTCGTCCTCGTCTTCGGGCGCGAAGTTCCGCAGATCGGACCGCAGGCCTTCGAACAGATCTACGGCACGAGCGGCCGGATCATCGGGAACCTCTTACCGTTGATCACCGTCATGACCAGTTTCATCGGCTTCGGCCTGGCCCAGAAGAACAACTACGTCGACTACAACGGCCTCCCAACGAGCGTCGCGTGGGCCCTGACCACGGTACCGCCGCTGGCGCTTTACCTCTACGGGCTCCGCAACTTCGTCGGCACGCTCAAGATCGCCGGCAACGTCGGCGCCCTCATCATGACGTTGATCGTCCCGATCGCGATGTACGCCGTCTGGGATGCCAGAGGCTCCGATCCGGCCGTGGCCGAGTCCTCTAGTTCCGCGGATGACTAGACCGATACCGCACCGCTGAGTCGCTCGAAATCAGGATCGATCCCGAGACAAAAGAGTAGACGGTTTCCCGTCCTGCGTCGGGGCCCCGGCACAAGAGGGCGTCTCTCGCGACGGGACGGGACAACACATTAATATCGCTACCGGTCACTCTATTTGATATGGAGTACCACGAGGCAGCCGACTACCTAGAGAGTCTGGACCGCTCTCGCCCGAAGCTCGGCACGGAGACGACCGCCAGAATGCT from Natronoarchaeum mannanilyticum harbors:
- a CDS encoding aromatic amino acid transport family protein, with protein sequence MTFTEELRGASLIIGSIIGAGVLGIPYAAAQIGLFPSLVLMVIVGALLYATSIILLRFSAKKGGSQIVTLARDLLGRPGGYLMMGGMMIYIYGALLAYTAAGGQTIAAITPLSEVMAAILFWIVASFMIYQGLEASIKTEFALVIGIVLLFLVVALTSLPHGDLSNADTVDMGAWQAFIGVALFAFVGHAMIPDVYRSIGDYDSAKRSIRLAFVLIFTLYAILTVAFVLVFGREVPQIGPQAFEQIYGTSGRIIGNLLPLITVMTSFIGFGLAQKNNYVDYNGLPTSVAWALTTVPPLALYLYGLRNFVGTLKIAGNVGALIMTLIVPIAMYAVWDARGSDPAVAESSSSADD